The genomic interval CAGGCAAAACAAGAGACCTGCTTGTACATGTAAGACTTCTCATTCTGAGACCTATAAATACATGTTTTGAGACAGACCTCACATTTGGAGACCTGTCCATACATGTGATGACACAGCCCTTACATGAAGAAACCTGTACAAAGCCATGCAATTGTGTGGGGCTGTGCAGCAGTGGTTTGCATCAtggcctttttatttttttttaataaattcagCCTCTATATCAACCATCCTAACTTGTTTCCAGACTCGCTCCACTTCGTCCTCCAGAGTGCGGTGAGCACTATGTCTTGATGCTGAACAGCATCCAGGTATCACGTCCCGACATTGTTCAGCATCCAGACATAGTGCATAGTGATCCCACGAAGTCAAAACTAAGCCGGCCCTGAACAGGAAAGGGATGGGTGAGTGTATATTAGgattacctgttggaataatgcaACAAGTAATGTCCTAATGTAGGACTAAAAGGGCGCAATGTATCATGTGGGGTCATAAAAGGGGGCAACGtcttgtgtgggggccaataaaagaGAACAATGACATAGCCTTTATGTGAGCAGGTATGCATATACGTGTAAGGCTTTATTCACGTATCAGTGTTTTGGTCAGTAATTTGTATCCGTGATTGTGTACCAATACTCATAGAACAGGTGTAGATATTGCTATTATACCTTACTTCAGTGTACTCTCTGCTACTGGTTTTAACctttgtgtgaataaagccttatatGTTTCTGAACATATGTCTAATGGTTGGCACTGTAGGGGAATGGGCTGTTATTCATAACTAGATCTCTCTCTCGCAGTCCCAGGTCATGCTGGTCGGCTGGTGTTTGGGCTCCTGAATGGAAAGCAGTGTGTGTGTATGCAGGGGCGTTTCCACTTGTACGAGGGATATTCCATCTTCACAGTAAGTGTTGCCTTCACCAGACATATGATGTGTTGCTGTGTTATCATAGTCAGCCCTCCAGTTTGTAGGTTATATCGTTTTCTGCAAATGTTACTGATTAATCTTAGCTATAACATCTTGGCTGCAGGATTATGTGTAGCAGTATTTGGGCTAATATTGAGTCTCTAGTGTGGCATAGATTTGGTAACAATGGTGGAGTTTTATGCACCCAGCCTGATGAAGAGCAATATCGTAAAATATTGCTACATGTAAACTTACCACAGTGGTATTATATCGGACATGGATCAATAAAGTTTGCCAAAACTGCTATATCCTATAGATTTGAAGTGCTGGTGGTCATGGAGCAAGAATGTGCATGTGATTATTGACTGCAGAATAAACAATTGTTTCCACCCCTTCTATTGTCATGGTTTTGGCAACTTCAGGTGGCATTTCCTGTCCGTGTCTTCTCACTGCTGGGTGTGGATACTCTAATAATCACAAATGCAGCCGGGGGACTGAACAGTGACTATAGTGTGGGAGACATGATGCTGATCAAGGATCATATCAATATACCCAGCTTTTGTGGGCAGAACCCCCTTCGAGGACCAAATGAAGACAGGTAAGAAACCCTCAGCCGGTGAATACTTTATGTGCAGTCTACAACACATATCCACATACATACAGCCAGCAACATTGCTGGTGATAATCACAGGGTTATCACAAACTGatctcatcctatcctactaatattataaatgtgaaagtttggatgtttgtgtgtttgttagtcaatcacacaaaaacagctgaacggatttgaatgaaatatggcacatagatagattgtaaccttgattaacacataggctactttttatcccggtaaattacatggttttgtgactgttatgaatttctgtacatatactatattacattgctGCTGCAGCAGCCTTAACTCAGGTCcctgggctgttatctctctttgtAAGCACACTTAAACGTCAGTGGTTTgtctacacacatttgcatattatctgatctgctccaggcagtgcagacaaactgacatgggcaaacacctttaatccaaattggcagtttgtcaattttaaacatgcctgaaaaaagaaaatctaatttgtcgcaaacaacgagagctatgaaggaagccagaagtcacagagctctcctcaagcggagctgagggggatcatcgatgccattAGTGTAGGCATATGGGTTAGAGACTGCACAGGACAACTCAAGGAAAGATTTCTTATTTTAAAAGGAAATATCTTCTTACCCTTACTTACTTCCAACTTTACATGTGGTAGAGCTGCGCCCCATCACCTACAGCCTGTGGTCCATAGCCATAAACAGCCATATAGATGTAGTCAATATCTTCTAGACTAGAGAACTACTACCATCAGTAAAAAAGCACATATATCTCATAGCGATCAAAAATAACAAAACCAGATGTAATTGGTATGCTTTAAATGTACCACTTTTTAGAATCAAGCTGAAGTTTAATTTATGAAGCAAGGTGAAAAAAAAGCCTAAGCATAAAACCTTTTCAGAATTGCCTTTTTAAAACTTCCCTACCCCCAAAAAAttgttaaaagttaaaggggttgactgggataaaattaaatccctacactaatctaaacaccctcccaccgcctactttctaaataacataatttatcacaaaatgtatatttacctatatcCTTGCAGCGGTCATGCGACAGCCCCAgagacatttgctggttatccagtgatgatctgtttccagTTTCTGGAAGCAGAACGTCACtgctactcccccccccctccctatccactccatcatacgtacctatcttcttccttccaggcttcttcttgCAGGAAAGCTCCTTCTGTGACCTCCGGCCACGCTATAGACCCAGCCCTGCTCTGTGCAGCCGAtagtccacctctactgcgcaggcatggGAAAAACATCAGAGACCTGCGCAGTAGCAGATCGTCTGCTAGAGAGCAGCGCTGGGTCTAGCGCACGCCAGGAGTCTGAAAAGAAATATGGTCATCCCGCATGaagaagactggaaggaagagggaTAAGGTGGAGCTGAGTCGGGGTTGGGGGttgagctgagtaggtagggaagggctagtagttgtgAGCGGGAATgcgagagagacagggaggggttgtatgggagggagggagagaggaggggagggagagagaaggaGAGGGTGAGGTGAGAGGTAGCCAGCGTAGAAGTTATATAGTAGGAAGCAGaaccagtaaacaaatgcagaagataccaggagctcccagagacacacagaaatcactcaaaacaaggtatatgggtgcatttattaacccactaATAGCACTAGCAAAcctttttaaaaacaaaacaaaaaaaaacaaaacattttttgcctggaaaacccctttaaggaggacctttcaccatcatcACTAACTCCTACTCTTTGCATCAGTTAATAagtactgctccactgattccagcgctgttgaattttttctgtagccccctccattcctgagccatTACTGCAGTTATTTTAATGCTGAGTGGGCAGTCCTAGGCTACAACAGACAGacagggactgcccacctgacagaatAGAGCACAATGGCGCTGAAACTAACAAAAATGATTTCTTGTGAACCAGGGAGGGAAGAAAAAATTGCACTAGAATTAGTGAAAAGCCATCTATTGaaagatgtaaagagttggaggaggtggtgaaaagtcctctttaaatgataaTGTAATTATATCATAAAATATTACCATAGTATAATGTAGCTTGTCatagaaaacttaaaggggtattcccataacgcttgttcaccaacctgcaggctgttgtgctctattcacttcctgcttttctcagcacattggtgggcggggtttcacttgcacaggattggttgtaactgaattaccacagtgtgaagctgatgtagcagagctggatttgagtcagtttgcattacatacagaggtaacggactccctatctcagcccttatcagccaaattgaattaaaccgactgataagagctcagaaatcccggagctctcacctcccctatctgagaagctctgctacttatcagacacaaacagctcagagcttctcccagcccttccccccttccctgagagcaggcagctacatcacttgacaaatgagcagagaaTCCCAAggaccatagaaacggagtgtaaacaatgaagtgaataaaataagagcagccaaacaaagcagttttgacaaagcaatgcatttaggaaaattcttaaatccacataaactagcagtatagataggatctttgtgacCTCTTTAAAGATATCCTGGTAGAGCAATGTAAACAGAAAAATTCTGACATTTAGCCAGCAGAATGacacaaaacagcaaaaaattgcTGCATCCTTTCAGGGCTATGTGTTGGGGGGATCACTATAATCCTCAATGCACCACTCTGCTGACTCTATAGTCATCTTGCCATTTTATGACAGTTTTGGAGTACGTTTCCCATGCATGTCTGATGCATATGATCGCCATCTGAGGCGTCTTGCCATGGATTGTGCTCAAGAACTTGGTCTACAAAACTTCATGCAGGAAGGAGTCTACTGTATGGTCGGAGGCCCATCCTATGAAACAGTTGCCGAGTGCCACGTACTGAAACTACTAGGAGCAGATGCTGTGGGTAAGATAGCCTATTTTGTCAAATCAGTTCCATCCCATCCCCTTGCATTATTTTATGTGTACACCCTGCATCATTCTTCCGTATCtgtcccctttttctcttcttcacTGTACCTCACCCATCTTTTCAGTTTTCCTTTTCTGCTTTATACCCACCAGTGTCACCCTCTCTTCTGTTCTGTACCACACATCATCTGTGTCTGAGACGGTTTCACACCCTTTTCTTGTTTGATGGCCCTCTTTGTATCCCTTCTTCATCTTTCCTTCTTTGTCATGTTTCCATCATCTTCTCTTTACCCTACTCTTCTTCAATCccttctccatacctcccaacttttaaaggacagaaagagtgaCAAAATGTGGGAGAGCCACGgcaagtttagctccacccacttctaaattgactccacccattcttatcCATTTCTCATTGGCtacaccttgcaccccacatctctcccctcacagtacactcaTGCACCCCacatgtccccccacacacatttcaccctgcatcccacatctctcccctacacacacacattacaccccacagtccaccctgcaccccacatctctcctccatgcacagtccaccctgcatctcacattcccctccccaagtaccttagaccacacatctctccatctctttcaGCACTGCAGGGGATACAAAGACATgcctacctagtcacgtgactgtctaatgtcacacaggtccttctgagtacagtagTCAAACTTTCCCCCAATCACCGCCCGctcttatcccagttacaaccttttatctgttataagaacGGGTAGTGAGTTTGTTaataagcaaaacacttcaggggcagagtGGGACAAGCGGTAAACCATGTGGGACCACAggacagcagtctaaaatcgggactgtccctcggaatgcgggacggttgggagctatgcttcTCTATCCAGTGCTGCTCCTCTTCTCTGTACCCCATACTGCTTCACCCATTGTTTGTCTTGAACTTCTCTATAGAGCAACTTGCTTTACCCTCCTTCTCAGTCCTGTTCCACTCCTATGTATCCCATCCTGCTTCAGCTTTCTATCTTTGTCCAGTTCCGCTCAACGTCTCTGTATCTATAGGCTTCTCTGTACCCATTTTTGCTCTATCCCTCATTCTCTGTCCTGCATCCAGCGTCTTCTCTGTACCCCACCTTGCTTTACCCCTCCTTCTCGGTCCTATTCCACTCATCTTTGCTGTATTCTACCTGTCTTCACTCCTTCTACTgtctgtaatctgccccctcatctACTTAGTACCACACCCAGCTTCACAGCTTTTCTGTTCTGTGCCAGTGTTCTCTGCATCCTTTGCTACCCTTACCCTTCCGTCTATGTCCTGTGCTTCTTGTTTTCCCTTTCACGCCTCTCTCTTACCTGTATCCAACCTGACTCACTCCTGTATTTTTGTCCTATATTTCTTGCCTTCCCTGCTTCATTCATCTTCTATGTCCTGGGCCCCTCATTTTTTTCTGTATCCCATAATTTTTTAATCCCTTTTCTCCTTAGGAATGAGCACCATTCCAGAAGTGATCACAGGGCGCCACTGTGGGTTGCGTATCTTTGGGATATCTCTGATCACCAATATGGCTGTGTTATCATATGACAGCTCTGCTCAGGCCAACCACCAGGAGGTCCTCCAGACATCTCAGCTACGAGCTACTGCACTCACTGCACTGCTCACAAGTTTAGTTGGAAAAATGTAATCATTCAGGAATCACATGAGAAGAAGGAAACATTTTAGACATGTTCTAGAGTGAACAGGACAATGTTGCAGACATGTAGGGATAATAACAATGTGTTGAAAACATCTCAAGCCATTGCATATCTGATGACTTCATAGGTCAGGGGAGAATCATGTAGGTGTATCTGGTTATAACAAAAGTCAGTAAATATGAGTACCCTGTACCCTTCCTTAAAGTACTTCAGATGTGCAGCTCCAAATTCAAACTTGATCAACCATGGGCCTGATCCACCATCCAGTGATTCTATCGGATAGTGTCTCCCTATAGCTCCACTCACAAGACCAATCTGAACTCCTAAAACCTACCTGAAATTTTTTTAGCTATCTAGGCCTGTTATAAAACGTACAATAATCGTTGGTTATGTATGATAACCTGtctcccttagtccaaacagcagcacaacagatggggtattcctgcccctgtgtgcggcccccccccccctataagaaggtaagaggaacctcctccccttgtgttatttataaagtaataataataatagcaaaaatAGCCATAATAGGGAGGGATTCTTGTGCTACTGTGTGGAttaagggaaacaggttatcatacATAACCAACGATTTCCCCATGTCCAAAccacagcacaacagatggggatgtagcgagataacccctagggagggccccctCGGCATACAGATGACAAGACAGTTTGGCCAAAGGCAGTAGCCTCTGACCCTTGAAGGTCTAAACGGTAGTGCTTAATAAAAGTGGATTGAGACTGCCAGGTAGCAGCGGAACAAATATGTTCTAAGGAGACAGAGTGTTTTTCCGCCCATGAGGTAGACATTACTCTAGCAGAGTGGGCTTTAACAAAATCTGGGGGAGTAAGCCCCTGATATATAGAGGAAAGCCTTAttgcctccttgatccatctggCTAATGTGGGTTTTGAGACCTTAAACCCCTAGAATCGCCCGAGAGAAGAGACTAGCAAGTTCTCCTCCTTTCTAAAATTCTTAGTATGATCTAAATAGGCATCTTACTATGTCCAGGGAGTGCCATTTTTCCTCCTCAGTAGAGGAGGGAGGGAAAAAATTCAGGTAAAGAAATTGCCTGATTCAGGTTAGCATAGGTAGGGACTTTAGGCAAAAATCCAGGTAAAAATCTCAATTGAACACGAtcagaaaaaaaagttgtgtaaggCTCATGGGCTGACAGAGCCTGTAATTCACCTACACGTTTAGCTGATGTTATTGCTAAAAGAAAAGCCATTTTAACAGACATAAATCTTAGGTCTACTTCCTGCATTGGTTCAAATGGAAGATTACAAAGCCCCACTAAGACTGTGGAAAGATCCCATTGGGGAACCGGAGACCTTATAGACGGCTTCAGCCTGGTTGCACCCTTGAGAAACCGAGATATAAAGATATCTTGGGATAGGCGCTTGTTCTGACCGGCAGATAAGGTGGCCAACTGGACCTTAAGTGTGGCAGGAGTGAGGCCCTTATCCAATACGCCTTGCAGGAATTCCAACAGAGACAGTGTGGATGAGCTGTCATGAGGCACTTGTTTGTCTACACACCAGGATTTGAAGGTCCATTGGAAATGCGGTATTAGGAGAAACAGAATCTTCATCAGAAGAAATTTCAATAGTTTTGGAACCTTCATCAGAAGGATATGTTAATGGCTGCGACTCCCTACGGGGtcttttggcagagtgagagagggAGTCCTTCATGTCATGCATGAAGTCAGAGAAACTCTTTAACCCATGTGACCATGTCACGAAGTGCAGGTTCCTCAGGAGGAGGGGCCCTACACTGACGGCATCTATTAAATTCGTATCCGTCAGGAAGCGGAATGTTGCAATCTCTGCAGGCGAAGTGCCTGCGCTTGGACGACCCTTTCAGTCTCGGAGCTTCATCCcctttgggagaagaggaggacaTCTGGATATATACAAGCGCTGAGAATCCAGTGATCCTTAAACTCACTGCATTAATAGGCTgttgttcacattagctgcgatTTAAGGCAGCGGAGCAACCCAGCCCGTCAGCCAAGTGAGAGCACAGAGTCTGCAACAGCAGACTGGAAGATAGACACCATTAAATATAACTTGGAGAATACACCATCAAGTGAGCAATAAACAAATATACACTTATCAAgcagtgataatacacaggtaTATGTGAACCTCTATACTTAGGTCCACAGCATATGGTCTCCACTAAGGAACTAAATGCACCTTAAAAAGCTGCAAGACATAAAaagtttggttggatcttaccataatggcagtGAAATGACTTCCACGGCTGAGCAGCACAGGTGAGTGCGCACAGGCGCTGACAAACAACAggcagttgacagagtgcccatagcaatagaaaatagtgctttagtttctgcactgGACACAGGTAAAGTTGGAGAGGACTCTGCTTAACTTACTGCTGGcaatgaacaagctgcaacacagCTGAAAAATGGCAGTAACAGGAAAGACAAAAGACTGGAATATAAACCCAgatctttctctcagaaagaaagaaaaaggagaatAGGAAGGCTCTACGACACCTTCCTCCAATCCATACAGGAGGCTAGAAAgcctcctccatctgtcccacaAACAGGACAGTAAAAAACACAAgaggaggaggttcctcttaccttcttatagagGGGGTCAATTGctttattaatttaattaaaaatccacctgtcctaaaccgcacacaggggcaggaataccccatcagttgtgctgcggtttggactTAGGGGAAATTATAGTTTTTAGCACACGTTATGGTATCAAGAACAATTCCTGCTGGGTTCAGCTCAAGTATATTTGCTGTACGGCACTCATGGTTTGTTGGAGGTGTTGAAGGGTCCCAAGC from Leptodactylus fuscus isolate aLepFus1 chromosome 7, aLepFus1.hap2, whole genome shotgun sequence carries:
- the LOC142212665 gene encoding purine nucleoside phosphorylase-like isoform X1 yields the protein MACLMESSIPLRSYEEAANWILAYTDQRPKIAIICGSGLGTLADTLEDKIAIPYEDIPHFPSSTVPGHAGRLVFGLLNGKQCVCMQGRFHLYEGYSIFTVAFPVRVFSLLGVDTLIITNAAGGLNSDYSVGDMMLIKDHINIPSFCGQNPLRGPNEDSFGVRFPCMSDAYDRHLRRLAMDCAQELGLQNFMQEGVYCMVGGPSYETVAECHVLKLLGADAVGMSTIPEVITGRHCGLRIFGISLITNMAVLSYDSSAQANHQEVLQTSQLRATALTALLTSLVGKM
- the LOC142212665 gene encoding purine nucleoside phosphorylase-like isoform X2; translation: MVHFMHGSKKGEKKDLRHLRGQMESRADHAFIINDSRHTDDGSDILNNSIPLRSYEEAANWILAYTDQRPKIAIICGSGLGTLADTLEDKIAIPYEDIPHFPSSTVPGHAGRLVFGLLNGKQCVCMQGRFHLYEGYSIFTVAFPVRVFSLLGVDTLIITNAAGGLNSDYSVGDMMLIKDHINIPSFCGQNPLRGPNEDSFGVRFPCMSDAYDRHLRRLAMDCAQELGLQNFMQEGVYCMVGGPSYETVAECHVLKLLGADAVGMSTIPEVITGRHCGLRIFGISLITNMAVLSYDSSAQANHQEVLQTSQLRATALTALLTSLVGKM